In a single window of the Nicotiana tomentosiformis chromosome 10, ASM39032v3, whole genome shotgun sequence genome:
- the LOC138899691 gene encoding uncharacterized protein, which yields MFLREYVPQSLRDAWHAELEHLCQGAMIVSVYAVRFSDLAKHAPALVATVRERVRRFIEGLNPNIRLSMARELEMDIVYQQVTRIARRLEGILIRDIEEREAKRSRESSTYIGTRDPATAHQGRGYMGRPIHSALPAASGAPATTRPHDPYYASPVSSVPLVRGGSYGQSSRSGPSQSQQPRPPRASQQPRPPRACFEYGDTRHLVRDCPRFKRGAPP from the coding sequence atgttcctgagggagtatgttccccagagtctcagggatgcttggcatgCGGAGCTTGAGCATttgtgccagggtgctatgattgtgtcagtgtatgcggtccgattcagtgatttggccaagcATGCACCAGCTCTGGtcgctactgttcgagagcgggttcgtcggtttattgaggggctcaaccccaacatcagattgagcatggcccgagagttggagatggatattgtgTATCAGCAGGTAACgaggattgctaggaggttagaggGCATACTGATTCGGGATatagaggagagagaggccaagaggtctcgagagtctagcACTTACATTGGTACTCGTGACCCAGCTACAGCTCATCAAGGTAgaggttatatgggtcgccctattcattcagcacttccagccgccagcggtgctccggccactactaggccccatgatccttattatgcatcgccagtgtctagtgtacctcttGTACGGGGTGGTTCCTATggtcagtctagtcgatcaggcccgagccagtcacagcagccacgtcctccgagagcgtcacagcagccacgtcctccgagagcttgttttgaataTGGAGACACTCGCcatttggtgagggattgccccagattcaagaggggtgcacctccatag